The genomic segment GTAGGGCATACGCAGCAGATCACAGACCACCTCAGTACCATGGACAACACAGGAAAAATCTAATTCACAcacgaagaagaaacaaaccGATCCATCGCCTTTTCGAACATGAacatcacacacatgcagacaatGGCAGTATAAAAACAGGAACTCACAggaaaccaacacacacagaccagtaCTTATTATGGCTTCAGAACATCCTACCACCTACAAAGTGTCAGTACTTAGAACATTATACAATCGAACTGATGAGGACAGaaagcaagaagaaaaacattcaaaatgcACCGACCAGATGTCAGTATCCACAATGGGCAATGAGAAAGGGATGGGAACAGACGGAGCGGAGAGAacaaaagaaactgaataaaaagaaaccagatAGAAAAACGGAAAATAAAGGAATAGTTACATTTCCACATGTCAGAGGCATTACAGAACACATACAAAGGACAAAGAGCAAAGCACCCTGGTCAAACCACACAAAACTAAGACAGCTGCTAGTGCACCCAAAGACAAGGTCACCCACAACAATAAATGCAACGCCATTAAGAATACCATTTCATTGatgcaataaaacatattaGAAACAGGATGGCTATTtaacaaatgcaaaaaagaacatgaaaaggaagtaaaaaaaaaaaaagacaaacactatcaagaaaagaacaggAACTACAGGAAAACATAAGAGACCACTGCAAACGGAAAATCACATCATGGACTGGGAAAGGCCAAAGTCATCCACACGGAGCACAGTCAACACCAGCGTTGGATCAAGCAGTGGAGACCAGAAAGCGAACCCACACAGCCATGAACCGGGATTAGGGGGCTTTCCTGCTTCCCCACACCTGGAGCAAAATCCTCCAGCGGCAAGCCATCAGCAGGGGGCGGCATCGACCTGTCGTTCTGATGAGCCATATTGGCGGGTTGACCTCATTGAACCTCAGCTGATGTGTATGTCAGTCTGAGGGGTGTCGACCTGTCTGTGCCTGATGACATAAGAACTAAGTCAGCTTTCCTCTAGTTTTGCTTTAAAAGAGAATTTTAGTTTAAAGTTAGTGTCTAATGTTTTTTCCTGGAAGTTTGGACATGTTTTGACCTCCATACGCAGAAAGGTTTTCTAATTAAAAGAAGATAAATTTATGTGAAAATTTATTGATGATTATTGTTGAGTGGACCTTAAAGCTGACTGTGATGTCTGTGCTGTGTCCAGCAGTCAAACCAGTCACCAAGCCGGGTCGGCCGGCCCACATCTGCGCCACATGCAACAAGGAATTCAAGAACAGCTACAACTTGCGGCGCCACCAGTCCGTGCACACGGGCATCAAGATGAAGGACCGGCTGGCGCGAGAAAAGGAGGAGGCAGGGAAGGTGGGACGGGTGGAGAAGCAGACCATCCCCCTGTCCCTCCTCCAGCTCACCCTGCCCACACAGCCTCCCCCTCCTGACCCCACTGCCGTTACTGAGATCCTCCCCCATCCTGTTCAGCACACTAACCAGGAGGGCCAGCCAGTCTCTGTGTCCATCGCCCCGGCAACCGTAACCATGGCTGCACCACCTCAACCCATCCaggcagctgtggttgttgttgggtcCATGGAGCAGGTGGGTGTGTGGGGAACTGAGGCAGCGCAGTCTGGCAGCCTTTAAAGGACCATTCTGTAGAtttttccaggtttttcttGCTGTTCTCCAGTTGTTGGTCTTTTCCTAATTCTGTCCCACAGAATCCCAACCCCATCCCTAACACCAACCAGGTGAGGAAGAACCACGCCTGCGAGGCCTGCGGGAAAGCCTTCAGAGACGTCTACCACCTCAACCGCCACCGGCTGTCCCACTCGGACGAGAAGCCGTACTCCTGCCCCATCTGCCAGCAGCGCTTCAAGAGGAAAGACAGGATGAGTTACCACGTGCGCTCTCACCAAGGCGGCGTGGAGAAACCCTACATCTGTCCACACTGCGCCAAGGCCTTCTCCAGGTGTGAACTTGGCTATGTCCCAATGAGTTTGATGTGTTTCCCTTGGTAAATACAGCCTAACGCTGACTTCACGCCTCTTTTTGGTGTGTATTTCAGGCCTGACCACCTCAACAGTCATGTCCGACAGGTGCACTCTACAGAGAGACCCTTCAAGTGCACGGTAACGTTTATTTTCTAGACATAAGCTTCTCTTTACCGTTCCAGATTCCTAATGACATGTAAAGCTGATAAACATCATTCATAGCtcccaaaataaaatgaagtaacAGTCTGATCACAGTAATGTATGAGGGGAAACGCTATGTGCAGTTTATGCCCTTAACAACCATAAGATGAAgcacagagctgctgcagatCAAATCAGCCGTAGCCCAGAACAGCTGGCCTCAAACAAGGACCTTCAGTTATTGACAGATCTCAGACATAACTTGCATAGGAATGTTCAATTTTTACTGTGGGAATCTGCAGACTCTTCTTCTGCTTAATATTCCCATAAGTAATCATGAGCACACAAATCATGTGATGCCTCTGCAGCTTCTCTCCTTTCATCTCCACTTGCTATTTCAAAACAGGACTGCAGAGATGTTGCCTTTTGTTATGCTAGAGTATGCAATGCATGGTGGGTAATGTAGTGTGAAGTTGGTGTAATATTGGGAAATCTAGGCAGCGACAATTGGAGGACGCCCATAATCTGAAtggtaatatttttatttacaattacacTGCGTTCAGTTCAGTGTTTACAGAAGAATGAACATCTTCATTTGAACTTGTTCAGACACAATGCTGGTGAGAACATGTTCATGCAAAGTTTGGAATTTACCATCTTGTACTTCTACttaaaaatattcttaaatATCAGAACATTTCTGACCTGTGTGGGAATAGAATCTAGAATCTAGATTatttctgcaggtgttacagcaGAAAGTCTCtttatttcatgtaaataaTCATCGCTCCATCAGtattctttaagaaaaaaatggtaaaatgtttcagtttccgcatctgatatgttgtttatgttctactgaaaataaaatatggcttGATAGAATCTGGAAATtattacattctgttttattttgtcattgcAGCCGTTTTGGAATCAGGGTTTTACagtcatatatttttattcGTGGTttgataatataaataattctTTTTGTAAACATGTTATTTTGAATCTTCATTGAGGGATGCAGGTTCATCACACAACACAGATAAAGTCATTTATCCATCTGTGGAAACATTCGTCCACTTTGTACTTCAGCTTATCTGTAAAAGAAATTCCCTAAATATGAGCTGCAGTTCAGTAACTGGACCAGCAGGTGGCGACTTTTCCCCTCATGAGTCTCATCTGGATACGAGCAGGAGACGAGCAGGAGACGAGCAGGAGGACATCAGCTGCCTGATGTCATCAGTGTGAGGGGGAATGTCGCCATCTTATCACAAGCAGTTCCTACtatctcatgtttttttttcagatatctttcctccttggcagtgtgtgaacacacacctgaatgctcaAACCTTCCATGACGCTGCTAATTACTTTTTCATGACCTTTTAAAAGCTGGTCCCATTAGATGATCCTCTACTTTGATTCAGTTATCATTTTATTACACAGGGATGTATTTActtgacagaaaaacaaagatttccaTCAGGATGTCTCAGCAATAAGCCAGcatgttttgtttctctctcctCAGACGTGCACGTCAGCCTTCGCCACGCGGGACCGTCTCCGTGCACATCTGATTCGTCACGAGGAGAAGGTTCCGTGTCACATCTGCGGGAAGCTGCTGTCGGCCGCGTACATCACCGACCACATGAGGGTTCACAACCAGTCGCAGCATCACACCTGCCACCTCTGCAACCGCAGTAAGACATTACAGCGCCACATGACGCGTGCACACGCTCACTGGAAGGTTTATGACCGTTGTCGTCATGTGCAGAGCGACCCCGCTGGGAATGAATCCACAGAGCTCCACTGTTTGGAGTGGGCCTCGCTTGGTCACATGCCTCTTCAGCACAACAAACACAAgtttattttcacacacacgTTGAGTGATGCCACACATGTATGGCGCTAGCACAGGGACACGAGTTTTGTAACCTGTATCAcaacatttataaatgtaacaagaaaagttaaaaattaaatcagttcTGCTGCTGAAAAGCCCTTTTCATTCCAGTTTGTCATCTGATTGAAACTGTTCAGGCTCTTGTTAACCAGCTttatctgctgtgtgtgtgcatcccaGGCTTCACCACCCTCACCTACCTGCGTGTGCATGCTCAGAAGCACCACGGccaggagtggaaggagagcgGCGGGGTGCGGGGAGGCTTCGGTGGGACAGGGGCTGGCG from the Melanotaenia boesemani isolate fMelBoe1 chromosome 2, fMelBoe1.pri, whole genome shotgun sequence genome contains:
- the LOC121631935 gene encoding myc-associated zinc finger protein isoform X1, which produces MDTSWSNFLFQMNFWTVNPDVVELLQTTPTQSQPETPLQSELLPELTGPAQSPPSEHIVTPPSTVDTAALSEEPLPAVKPVTKPGRPAHICATCNKEFKNSYNLRRHQSVHTGIKMKDRLAREKEEAGKVGRVEKQTIPLSLLQLTLPTQPPPPDPTAVTEILPHPVQHTNQEGQPVSVSIAPATVTMAAPPQPIQAAVVVVGSMEQNPNPIPNTNQVRKNHACEACGKAFRDVYHLNRHRLSHSDEKPYSCPICQQRFKRKDRMSYHVRSHQGGVEKPYICPHCAKAFSRPDHLNSHVRQVHSTERPFKCTTCTSAFATRDRLRAHLIRHEEKVPCHICGKLLSAAYITDHMRVHNQSQHHTCHLCNRSFTTLTYLRVHAQKHHGQEWKESGGVRGGFGGTGAGGVLLCQLCGVQCKTATQLQGHMGTHAQQGEPSPDLTSAGPVGTTSVAVSVSSASTVGLLVTDCSSIAPQPHS
- the LOC121631935 gene encoding myc-associated zinc finger protein isoform X3, yielding MDTSWSNFLFQTTPTQSQPETPLQSELLPELTGPAQSPPSEHIVTPPSTVDTAALSEEPLPAVKPVTKPGRPAHICATCNKEFKNSYNLRRHQSVHTGIKMKDRLAREKEEAGKVGRVEKQTIPLSLLQLTLPTQPPPPDPTAVTEILPHPVQHTNQEGQPVSVSIAPATVTMAAPPQPIQAAVVVVGSMEQNPNPIPNTNQVRKNHACEACGKAFRDVYHLNRHRLSHSDEKPYSCPICQQRFKRKDRMSYHVRSHQGGVEKPYICPHCAKAFSRPDHLNSHVRQVHSTERPFKCTTCTSAFATRDRLRAHLIRHEEKVPCHICGKLLSAAYITDHMRVHNQSQHHTCHLCNRSFTTLTYLRVHAQKHHGQEWKESGGVRGGFGGTGAGGVLLCQLCGVQCKTATQLQGHMGTHAQQGEPSPDLTSAGPVGTTSVAVSVSSASTVGLLVTDCSSIAPQPHS
- the LOC121631935 gene encoding myc-associated zinc finger protein isoform X2 is translated as MDTSWSNFLFQMNFWTVNPDVVELLQTTPTQSQPETPLQSELLPELTGPAQSPPSEHIVTPPSTVDTAALSEEPLPVKPVTKPGRPAHICATCNKEFKNSYNLRRHQSVHTGIKMKDRLAREKEEAGKVGRVEKQTIPLSLLQLTLPTQPPPPDPTAVTEILPHPVQHTNQEGQPVSVSIAPATVTMAAPPQPIQAAVVVVGSMEQNPNPIPNTNQVRKNHACEACGKAFRDVYHLNRHRLSHSDEKPYSCPICQQRFKRKDRMSYHVRSHQGGVEKPYICPHCAKAFSRPDHLNSHVRQVHSTERPFKCTTCTSAFATRDRLRAHLIRHEEKVPCHICGKLLSAAYITDHMRVHNQSQHHTCHLCNRSFTTLTYLRVHAQKHHGQEWKESGGVRGGFGGTGAGGVLLCQLCGVQCKTATQLQGHMGTHAQQGEPSPDLTSAGPVGTTSVAVSVSSASTVGLLVTDCSSIAPQPHS
- the LOC121631935 gene encoding myc-associated zinc finger protein isoform X4 — translated: MDTSWSNFLFQTTPTQSQPETPLQSELLPELTGPAQSPPSEHIVTPPSTVDTAALSEEPLPVKPVTKPGRPAHICATCNKEFKNSYNLRRHQSVHTGIKMKDRLAREKEEAGKVGRVEKQTIPLSLLQLTLPTQPPPPDPTAVTEILPHPVQHTNQEGQPVSVSIAPATVTMAAPPQPIQAAVVVVGSMEQNPNPIPNTNQVRKNHACEACGKAFRDVYHLNRHRLSHSDEKPYSCPICQQRFKRKDRMSYHVRSHQGGVEKPYICPHCAKAFSRPDHLNSHVRQVHSTERPFKCTTCTSAFATRDRLRAHLIRHEEKVPCHICGKLLSAAYITDHMRVHNQSQHHTCHLCNRSFTTLTYLRVHAQKHHGQEWKESGGVRGGFGGTGAGGVLLCQLCGVQCKTATQLQGHMGTHAQQGEPSPDLTSAGPVGTTSVAVSVSSASTVGLLVTDCSSIAPQPHS